Proteins encoded in a region of the Magallana gigas chromosome 8, xbMagGiga1.1, whole genome shotgun sequence genome:
- the LOC105319487 gene encoding uncharacterized protein, whose amino-acid sequence MRLCGRVVACCISVLLIIICEVLVFHRHAGQKYTEKKDGTVYTHIREQKMSGTASSENRAPLISRQEKETEEHQQQRGHLRFDPKTCTVLPSAGVSTNGVKTPFKIYIYDLPKKFNLEILKIYDVWHARCYSFEFCGFGARLFNLESGVHVHDSHQFSLEVLVHHLLQLSPYRTLDPEQADLFYIPAYIGLQCLYASFDNVSATNKLINELFVYLQSQPYFASGKPHFSSLAKIEREMQSIGCCPYLLHPQSANITFLSIERETRYQSALNQRVITVPYPSYIHLDGSVTSRYQYLHSSSRNVFILLAAGTRRSNPYRSHILDQFREKTHLSYPEYTATNQRRSEFPMVMYITKECDHSAKYSTVQWMLQSVFCLQPPGDSPTRKSFYDALLTGCVPVLFPYSGQGPVWAFQDRLNFTKFTVTIPYKYMMYSKNNSVYQYLAELPVQHVESLQREVQRVAHWFQYSIPWGGADNAGGGDPVGEDSPRGGNIDEGGGSPLDTQDAMTMIYRELENIIFPRSTNSIN is encoded by the exons ATGAGGTTGTGTGGCCGAGTCGTTGCCTGCTGTATCTCTGTTCTCCTCATTATTATCTGTGAAGTCCTAGTCTTCCACAGACATGCAGGGCAGAAATACACGGAGAAGAAGGATGGGACTGTCTACACACATATCAGGGAACAGAAGATGTCCGGGACAGCAAGCTCAGAGAACAGAGCCCCATTGATATCCCGGCAGGAAAAGGAAACGGAGGAGCATCAACAACAAAG AGGACATTTAAGGTTTGATCCAAAAACCTGCACAGTGCTGCCATCTGCTGGTGTGTCCACCAATGGCGTCAAGACacctttcaaaatttacatctaCGACCTGCCCAAGAAATTTAACCTGGAAATCTTGAAGATCTACGATGTCTGGCATGCCCGGTGTTACTCGTTCGAGTTCTGTGGATTCGGCGCGAGGCTGTTCAATCTCGAGTCTGGGGTTCATGTTCACGACAGCCATCAGTTCTCCCTGGAGGTTCTTGTTCACCATCTGTTACAGCTGAGTCCGTACCGAACACTGGACCCTGAACAAGCGGACCTGTTCTACATCCCCGCCTACATTGGCCTTCAGTGTCTCTATGCCTCCTTTGACAACGTTTCAGCTACAAACAAGCTGATAAATGAActctttgtttatttacaatctCAACCATATTTTGCCAGTGGTAAACCCCATTTTTCATCCTTAGCCAAAATCGAAAGAGAGATGCAAAGCATTGGCTGTTGTCCCTACCTCCTACACCCACAAAGTGCCAACATTACATTCCTGTCCATAGAGAGAGAAACCCGATACCAGAGTGCCTTAAACCAGAGAGTCATAACAGTTCCCTACCCCAGCTACATCCATCTGGACGGTAGTGTCACCTCTCGCTATCAGTACCTCCATTCATCATCGCGGAATGTGTTTATTCTTCTGGCGGCCGGTACCAGAAGATCCAACCCCTACCGCAGCCACATCCTGGACCAGTTCAGGGAGAAGACCCATCTCTCTTACCCAGAATACACTGCAACTAACCAGCGGAGGTCAGAGTTCCCCATGGTGATGTATATCACTAAGGAGTGTGACCACAGTGCTAAATATAGCACGGTGCAGTGGATGTTACAGTCGGTGTTCTGCCTACAGCCCCCCGGGGATTCCCCCACCAGGAAATCCTTCTATGACGCGCTGCTGACAGGGTGTGTCCCTGTCTTGTTTCCGTACTCCGGTCAGGGACCAGTGTGGGCGTTCCAGGACCGGCTCAACTTCACTAAGTTCACGGTCACCATTCCTTATAAATACATGATGTACTCAAAGAACAACAGTGTGTACCAGTATCTGGCTGAACTCCCAGTCCAACATGTGGAGAGTTTACAAAGAGAAGTTCAGAGAGTGGCTCACTGGTTCCAGTACAGTATTCCTTGGGGTGGGGCTGATAATGCGGGTGGGGGTGATCCTGTGGGTGAAGATAGTCCTAGGGGTGGGAATATTGACGAGGGTGGGGGAAGCCCCTTGGATACACAGGATGCCATGACTATGATATATAGAGAGCTTGAAAACATCATATTCCCCAGGTCCACAAACTCTATAAATTAA